In Etheostoma spectabile isolate EspeVRDwgs_2016 chromosome 20, UIUC_Espe_1.0, whole genome shotgun sequence, the following are encoded in one genomic region:
- the cldn11a gene encoding claudin-11a, translating to MANSCLQLSGFLISCLGWLGIVIATATNDWVLMCKYGLNTCKKMDELGAKGPWADCVISTGLYHCVSLTQILDLPAYIQTTRALMITGSILGLPAVGMVLMSMPCISLGSEPQGSKNKRTILGGVLILIVATCGMVSTVWFPFGAHKEHGLMSFGFSLYTGWVGTIFSLLGGCILTCCSSESSSSRSYQDNNRFYYSKQGGGNPPAPSTNHAKSAHV from the exons ATGGCGAACTCGTGTCTTCAACTGAGCGGCTTTCTCATCAGCTGCCTTGGCTGGCTGGGCATCGTGATCGCGACCGCCACCAATGACTGGGTGCTTATGTGTAAATACGGTTTGAACACATGCAAGAAGATGGACGAGCTGGGAGCCAAGGGGCCCTGGGCGGACTGTGTCATCTCCACGGGACTCTACCACTGCGTCTCCCTAACGCAGATCCTGGACCTGCCAG CCTACATCCAGACGACACGTGCCCTGATGATCACAGGTTCGATCCTGGGTCTCCCAGCAGTGGGAATGGTCCTTATGTCCATGCCCTGCATCAGCCTCGGCAGTGAACCCCAGGGCTCCAAGAACAAACGCACCATCCTGGGGGGAGTGCTCATACTCATCGTCG CCACATGTGGCATGGTGTCTACAGTCTGGTTTCCCTTCGGGGCTCACAAGGAGCATGGCCTCATGTCCTTCGGCTTCTCCCTCTACACTGGATGGGTGGGGACAATCTTCTCCCTGCTGGGCGGGTGCATTCTTACCTGCTGCTCCTCAGAGTCCTCCTCATCTCGCTCCTACCAGGACAACAATCGTTTCTACTACTCCAAACAGGGCGGTGGCAACCCGCCAGCCCCTTCCACCAATCACGCTAAGAGCGCCCACGTCtga